In Williamwhitmania sp., the genomic window TACGCTCCTCTATTGCACGCAAGCTGGGAATGAATATTGCAGGTTTAGTTCCCTCCGATAGAGAGGTAGACGGAGTTGTAGAGATGATGCTCGATGCAACACAAAGCTTCAATCAACCCCTGACCAAGGAGAGGCTATTTAATTGGCATTGCTCGCTCTTTCCTTCCGGCAGAAGTGGAATGTATAAGATTATCGTGGGGAACTGGAGAGATGATTCTACCGGACCCATGCAGGTTGTGTCAGGAGCACTTGGGAAAGAAAAGGTTCACTACCAGGCACCAAGTGCAACAAATTTAGGGAAGGAAATGAATTCATTTCTTGAATGGGTAAATAGCAATAACATTCAAGAACCTGTGATAAAAGCGGGTATAGCTCATTTATGGTTTGTAAGCCTGCACCCCTTTGAAGATGGAAATGGTAGAATAGCCCGTGCCATTACAGACATGCTTCTTGCAAGGGCCGATGGAATTCCTCAGCGATTCTATAGTATGTCTTCACAAATTCGAGCCGAAAGAAAAGGGTACTACGGCATTCTAGAGAAAACACAAAAAGGTTCACTTGACATAACAAAATGGCTCAATTGGTTCTTAAGCTGCTTGCAAAACGCTCTTGACTCGTCGAATAGTGAGCTTGAGAAGGTAATCTACAAGCATAAATTTTGGAACAAGAACTCCTCTAAGCTTCAAAATAAAAGACAAGAATTGCTCTTGACTAAGCTTCTTGATGGATTCGATGGAACGCTAACCTCATCAAAATGGGCTAAAATCGCGAAATGTTCTGCTGACACAGCATTGCGAGATATTCAAGATTTAATGAGCAAGGGCATTCTTAAAAAATCGGAAGGTGGAGGGAG contains:
- a CDS encoding Fic family protein, with protein sequence MKVYIYENEDWPNFKWDSELLLPLLGKVRNHQGKLIGKMESLGFELKNEAVLDTLTLDVIKSSEIEGELLNPEQVRSSIARKLGMNIAGLVPSDREVDGVVEMMLDATQSFNQPLTKERLFNWHCSLFPSGRSGMYKIIVGNWRDDSTGPMQVVSGALGKEKVHYQAPSATNLGKEMNSFLEWVNSNNIQEPVIKAGIAHLWFVSLHPFEDGNGRIARAITDMLLARADGIPQRFYSMSSQIRAERKGYYGILEKTQKGSLDITKWLNWFLSCLQNALDSSNSELEKVIYKHKFWNKNSSKLQNKRQELLLTKLLDGFDGTLTSSKWAKIAKCSADTALRDIQDLMSKGILKKSEGGGRSTSYEINEL